A stretch of DNA from Halobacteriovorax vibrionivorans:
CTTATTCTAATCTTCGTTTTCCTTCTACAAAAAGGTTCCACTTCGTTAAGCTTAGATTTTTTTCTAAATGATCCTAAACCTGTAGGAGAAGTTGGAGGCGGAATGAGACATGCAATCATCGGAACACTAATGATGGTTGCCCTAGGCTCATTTATAGCTGTTCCTGTAGGGACATTATGTGGTGTCTACTTAAGTGAGTACGGTAAAGGAAAAATTGCGCAAAGCCTACGCTTTACAATTGACCTCTTAACAGGTGTTCCATCAATTGTTGTCGGTATTTTTTCTTATTTAATATTTGTTGTTAGCTTTAAATCATTTTCTGCCCTAGCAGGTGCTTTTGCTCTGAGTATTATCATTTTACCAATTGTTACACGTACAACTGAAGAGATTTTAAAACTTATTCCAAGACATGTTAGAGAAGCAGGACTGGCCCTAGGGTTACCTCGATGGCGAGTTATTTGGAATATAATTTTAAGAGGCTCAAGAAACTCTCTAACAACAGGGGTTATCCTGGCCATATCTCGTGCTGCTGGTGAAACAGCACCACTACTCTTTACAGCTTTTGGAAGTATGTATTTAAGCTTCCAAGTGACAGGCCCAATGGCATCCCTTCCTGTCCAAATTTATAATTATGCAATAAGCCCCTATAAAGATTGGCAACAACAAGCTTGGGCCGGATCATTCACTTTAATTATTATTGTTCTGGGACTAAATTTAAGTGCGAAATTTTTATTTAATACAAAGAAGCTTAAAAAATTCTTTGTGAGGAAATCATAATGTCTAATAGCGATATCATTTTAGAAGTTAATAATATTCAAGCATGGTTTGGTGACTTTCAAGCAGTCAAAGGAATTGACCTAAAATATGAGAAGAATACGGTTAATGCCATTATTGGCCCATCAGGTTGTGGTAAATCTACTTATATCCGTACCTTAAATCGTATCCACGAAGAAGTGGAAGGTGCACGCGTATCTGGAGAAGTCATATTAGATGGTAAAGATATTTACGCACCAGACGCAGATCCTGTTGAAATCCGTCGCAAGATTGGAATGGTATTTCAAAAGCCAAACCCATTTGCGGCCATGAGTATTTATGACAATGTTGTTATTGGCCCACGTCTTTGGGGAAAGAAGAAAAAAAGTGAATTAGATGAGATTGCTTTTAATTGTCTTACAAAAGCAGCACTTTGGGATGAGGTAAAGGACAAGCTTCACCAAGAAGGAACTTCACTCTCAGGTGGACAGCAGCAAAGACTTTGCATTGCTAGAACTCTTGCAACGAACCCTCCAATTGTTCTAATGGATGAGCCAACATCTGCACTTGATCCAATTGCAACGGGTAAGATTGAAGATCTGATGAGTGAATTAAAAAAGGACTATACGGTAATTGTTGTAACTCACAATATGCAACAAGCTGCTCGTATTGCAGATTATACAAGCTTCTTCATCTTAGGTGAGCTTATCGAGCACGGCCTAAGTAGTGATGTATTTACTAACCCAAAAGAAAAGAAAACAGAAGACTATATCACGGGTCGTTTTGGTTAAGGAGTAGGCCATGGATTTAACAGTTGAAACACTTAGAAAAGATATTACCGAAATGGCCGCTGTTGTGGAGAAGATTCTTCACGTAGCCGTTCAAGAAGATTCAAAGATTGAAGAGCTTCATGAATTAGAACATGAAATTAATGAATATCATAAACTAGTTGATGACCATGTTTTTAAGTTTATTGCACTTAAGTCCCCTACTGCAATTGATCTGCGTACGGCCCTTGCAATTATGAAAATAAACTCAGAGCTTGAAAGACTTGGTGATGAGGCAGTTAACTTAAAACGTTACTTAATGAGAGTCGAAACTAATCGTGACTACTGCACGATCATTCAAGCAGAAGTTTTAGAAATGGTAAGAAAAAGTCTTATTGCCTTTGCTTCAAATAATACAAAGATGGCAACAGACGTAATTAAAGCGGACCAGGAAGTTAACTCTCTTCACAGAGACCTTGTTAAGAAGTTTTACCAATTATTAAAAGAAGGAAAAGCTGAAGTCGACGAAGGCTTTGCTATTATTCGCGTTTCAAAAATATTTGAGCGCTGTGGTGACCACGCTACAAATATTTGTGAAGATATCATTTTCCTAGAATCAGGACAGGATATTAGACACTCTGAAGATTAGATTATAAAGGTTAAATTATGAAGGCCCTTATTGTTGAAGATGAAAACTCGATTGCTAAACTAATTGGTGTAAACTTAAAGAGCCTAGGTATTGATTTCGACATCGCACCAACAGGAAATAGCGCCATTGCCTGTATCGATTCAAATAACTATGAAATCTTTATTCTCGATCGAATGCTACCAGATCTAACTGGTGTTGAAATTTGTCGCTACATCAGAGGCCCAAAAGCACTAACAACGGCCGGGATTCTTTTTGTAACAGCTTTAACATCAAGCGAATCCATCATTGAAGGACTTGATGCTGGAGCCGATGACTATATCACAAAACCTTTTGATATTGGCGTTCTTAAGGCCCGTATCACAAGTCTAAAAAGAAGAATTGAAGCTATCACAAAAGAAGACGCACAGCACGACAGTAAGACTTTTCAACATATGGGAATTACTGTCGACACCGAAAGCGTGACAACAAAAGTTGATGAAAAGCTCGTAAAATTAACAGTTTCGGAGTTTAAAATCCTCTGTGTACTCATATCAAGTCCTGGGAAAGTGTTTACAAGAAAGCAAATTGTCGATTTAATAAAGGGTGAAAATATATATGTAACAGATCGAACTGTTGACACACATGTTTTTGCCTTACGAAAGAAACTCGGTGAGAAATCTAAAGTTATTGAAACAGTTCGAGGAATTGGCTATCGAGTAAAAAGTGAAGAATAACTTTTTTAATTTTCTTAAAATAAAATTCCTAAACGATATCATCTTCTATCAAACGATACTTTTTTGTATCTCTCTACTCGTTATGGGCGTTGTCTTTATTGGAAATTTTAAAGATAACTTTATTCATTCAATAATTGAACAAGAACTCAGCTTATTCAAAAAAAATAATATATCAAAAATGTGTGAGTATAAATCTCCTCGCTCACAATTTTATATACTCAATGCAAATAGAACAATTCGTTGTGGTGAAGCTAACTTTAAGATCAATGAGTTCAAAGGACTTAATCCAGGATCTTATAGAAGTGAGGAAGATCATATCTTTTATCACGAAACAATTACTTCAAAAGAAAAGGTCTATACTCTCTTTATAAAAATAAAATCAGATGCCTTGAAGTTAATGTCAAAAAGAGTATTTTCTAAACTCTTCTTGGCCATGGGCATACTTGGCTTCCTCTTTCTGGCAGGACAATTCTTTCTTTTTAAGCACTATTTCTCACCTCTATATAGTTTATTCAAGCTTTTTAGAATGAAGAATAAAATCGATACAAGCGATAGCCGCGACTACTGGGACTATATTGAATCAAAATCACAAAAGAACTTTAATAAACGAAGAGAATTAAAATTAGAGATCTTTAATACAAAACAGTACTACTCTGTCATCTTAAACTCAATTGATGACCCCGTTGTCGCTACAGATGATAAAGGAATAATTGTTTTTTCAAATGACTCCTTTCGCAAGACCTTCTCTTCATTTAATGGAAAGTATCGCGGTGTAGAAATTATTAACATTATTCGAGACTATGACTTTATCAATCTCATTAGAAAGAGTGGTTATAACGCTCACTTAATTCACAACTCTCAAGTAGAATTAAAAAGTGTCGAAGGAAGTAATCACGTCTATCAACTCAAAACAAGTAATATCAAATCAAAAAAGAAAAACCATGAGCTATTCTTTTACTTTAGCGATATTACAAAACTTCAAGATGTAAATAATATGAGAAGAGACTTCTTTGAAAATGTCTCACATGAAATTAAGACTCCCCTTACTTCTATAAAGGGATACTCTCAAACTTTACAATCGATTAATGAAGATAAAGATCAAGCCGAGATCTTGGATATCATCTCTCAGAACGTTGATCGCCTAGACGAGTTAATTAATGGTATTTTATCTCTTTCAAAAATTGAAAACGAAGGAAAGATCGAAGTCGAAGAAATTAATATCCCAGAGTTTATTAATGCACTAATCAATGATTACCAATTAAAGCTCAATGAAAAAGATATTTCGATTCAAATTAATGAAGATAATCTTAAAACCTTAAATACAGATAAGAGACTACTCTATCACTGTATTTCAAATTTAATTACAAATGCCATTAAGTACTCTCTTGAAAATACACAAATAACCATCAATTATTCTTCAAATAAAGATGGATCATATATTAGTGTTCAAGATCAAGGAGTTGGTATTCCAAATGATAAGATCGCCCGTATATTTGAGCGCTTTTATCGTGTCGATAGCTCTCGTAGCATAAATACTGGTGGAACGGGACTTGGACTTGCTATCACAAAGCATTCAGCACAAAAGATGGGTGCAATTATTGACGTTGAAAGTCAGCTTAATGAAGGAACGAAGTTTACAATCTTCTTTCCAAATAAAGTCATTGAATCTTAATCAATTTCAAACTTAATTGGTGCCTTCATAAGTTTTTCTAAAACCTCTTCAACATTAGCATCATTATAAAGGACTTCATAAAGCCCTTTAAAAATTCGAGCTCGTATATCGTACTTCTCAGCTAGAAGAAAAGCAGCTTTTGTCGTCTTATAACCTTCAACAACAGTACGCTGAGAATTAATGATATCAAGTGGCTTACGCCCTTTTGCAATCTCTAATCCAAAGGTCTTATTCCTTGAGAGGCCACCAGTGGTCGTTAAGATTAAGTCCCCCATTCCACTTAGCCCATAGAATGTTTCAGGACGTGCATTGAAGACTTTTCCAAAGCGAAGCATCTCCACAATTCCACGTGTAATCATGGCCGCACGAGTGTTGTGGTTATAGCCTAGACCTTCGACAATACCACCAGCAATAGCAAGAACGTTCTTAAGTGCTCCTCCTAAGAGAACACCTTTAATGTCATAGCTAGGAAGTGCTTTAAAATATGGAGTATCAAGCTTCGTTGCGATATCCATTAGAACTTTTTTAGATCGTCCAGCAATTGTGACTAGAGTAATCTGTTTTTCCATTATTTCTTTTGCGAAACTTGGGCCAGATAAGAAAGTAATATAGTCACGATATTGTGGGAAGAAATCATTAAAGAGGTCATCACTCAACTCAAGAGTTTCTGGATCAATCCCTTTAGATAAACTAATAATAGGAATTTCTCTTTTAAGATAGCCTTCAAAGCGATCAAGATTTTCGCTAAAGAAGGTACGAATTCCGTGAGTTGGAAGACCTGATACAACAAGTTCTAGATCATCCTCAAAATTCGTATCAAACTCATCCCACTCGATTATGGCCTTGATATTACCATCAAGTTTAATACCAGGAAGGTAGACTGAGTTTTCACGATCATCATTGATATTTTGATAAACATCTTCTGATCGAACTTTTAAAATTACATGTTCAAATTTATTGGCAAGGATTGAAGCAATTGATGTTCCAAAGGCACCCGCGCCAACAACTAGTGCTGTCTTATAAATTTTTGTCATAGAGACATTATACCATGAAGGCGAGAAACTCTTTCATAAATTGTTAACACTTCATCTGCACTATTGCATTTGACGTTGAAAGTAAAAGAAATATACTTACCTGTTTTAGACGGTCTTTCATGGTGTGGCTCTGCGCCAACGGCCATAATTAATTCATCTCGGTTGCTATCATTTCCGATAAATTTAAAATTATATTCTGCAGGCCAATCGTATTGATCATTTAATAGGCCTTTTAACTTCTCCATATCCATAATATCAACTCCTACTTTGGCCAGCTCGATTTAAAATCAATTGGTTTGTCATCAAAGTCTAAAACCTCGGGAACAATTCCATGTACGTAGCGAAAAATATCAATCATCTCTCTAGCTGCACCATGCCCACCCTCTCTTTGAGTCACATAATCACAAAACATTTTGATTTCATGTGAGGCATGAGGTGTTGTGACAGCAAATCCTGCAGCCTTTAAAAGTGGTACATCAAAGAATTCATCGCCCATAAAAAGAACCTCATGTGGTTCAAAGCCAAGATCTAAGACTTTCTTAAAAGCAACTCTCTTATCTTCATCACCTAAAAAAGCAAAGTCTAGTTTAAGATTATTCACAAAGCGTTCTTGAACACCTTTTGATGCTCCTCCTGAGATAACACCAACTTTAAAACCTGCTCTCATAAGTAGCTTTAGTGCGTATCCATCAGATGTATGAGATGAGCGATTAAAGCCCATTTCATCATCTTGATACCAAACGTGCCCCGGCGTTAGGACACCATCAATATCAAATGCTAATACTTTGATATCTTTTAATTTGTCTTTAAAATCTTGTGCTTTTGTAAATAAATCCATTAATTATTCCGTTACTGCTTTTCTTATTTTTAATAGTCTCTCAATTATGGCCCCGGCCTTATCAAGAGGAAGGCTCGTTGCTGCATCAGACTTTGCTTCATTTGGGTTAGGGTGAACTTCCATAAAGATTCCATCAGCACCAGCGGCGACAGCTGCTTGTGCAAGAGTTAAAATCTGTTCACGTTTTCCACCTGTTGCCGTCCCTAATCCACCTGGTCTTTGTACACAGTGAGTGGCATCGTGAATAGCACGAACACCAAATGACTTCATAATTTGAAAGCTTGCCATATCAACAACAAGATTATTGTAACCAAATGACGTCCCTCTTTCCGTAAGAAGGATCTTATCTTTTGAAAGAAATTCTTCCGCTTTCGTGACAATATTTCCCGTTTCTTCAGGAGAAAGAAATTGTCCTTTTTTAATCTTCAGTTGAGCATCATGCTTTTTACACGCTTGAGCTCCTGCAAGAATCATATCTGTTTGGCGACATAGGAATGCTGGGATTTGAATTGTATCCACAACACTTGCCACAGTATCTGCTTGATCCGCTGTATGGAAGTCAGTAATCAATTGAACTCCATATTCTTTTTTTACTTTTTCAAGAATCTGAAGACCTTTTTCAAGACCTGGTCCTCTAAAAGAGCTAATTGAAGAACGATTGGCCTTATCAAAACTTCCCTTATAAGAGAAGTTCACTTGATCCATTACTGGCTTAAGCATCTCTAATAAGCTTCCGCAAACGTCCATACACATTTGTTCTGACTCGATTACACAAGTCCCCATAAATAAATCAAACTTCTTATTTTCCATACTTATCTGCCTCTTTTATGAATTCACTAAAAATTGGATGGGCCGCATATGGCCTCGATTTAAACTCAGGGTGATACTGACAAGCAATGAAGAAAGGATGATCCTTAATTTCAATTGTCTCAACAAGATCAAGCTCTGGGTTTCGGCCACTAATAATAAGGCCATTCTCTTTTAATTTTTCAACGTAGAAGTTATTAACTTCTAGACGGTGACGGTGTCTTTCTTGAATATTCTTTTGTCCGTAAATCTCTTTTGTACGGCTTCCTTCAAGTAGTTCACAATCGTAACTTCCAAGGCGCATACTTCCACCTTTTGCTCCGTCACGAGTTTGCCCTTCCATATAATGAACAAGGTGATCACCACCAGTGTTGAACTCTTCTGATGTAGCCTCACTTAGGCCACAAATATTTCTAGCATATTCAATGATTGCTAATTGCATCCCTAAACAGATACCAAAGAAAGGCATCTTATTTTCACGAGCATATTTTATGGCCGCAATCTTTCCTTCAGTTCCTCTTTGTCCAAATCCACCAGGAACAAGAACACCTTGAACATCAGAAAGAAGTTTATCGGCACCTTTCTTTTCAATTTCTTCTGAATCAACATAAACAGGAACAAGCTTTAATTGATGAGCAAGAGCTCCGTGCTTAAGTGCTTCATCAAGAGATTTATAAGATTCAACTAGTTCAGTATATTTTCCAACAATACCAATCTTTACTTCTCTTAACGGGTTATTAAAGTTGTAAACAACCTTTTCAAGGTCAGCAACTTTTGGTGATGATGACCAAATCCCTAAGATTTGAGTGATCTTTTCATCTAAACCTTGAGCGTGGAAATTTAGAGGAACTTTATAAATAGAATCAAGATCTAGTGACTGAAAAACATTCTCTTTAGGAACATTACAGAAAAGAGAAATCTTATCCATAATTGACTCTTCAATTTCTCGATCACTTCGACAAATAATTACATGTGGGAATAAACCTTGCGATCTCAATTCTTTAACAGAGTGTTGAGCAGGCTTTGATTTTAACTCTCCCGCAGCATCTAGGTATGGGATTAGAACAAGGTGAACAAAGAGAACATTCTCTTGTCCAACATCATGAGCAAATTGTCTAATTGACTCAACATATGGAAGAGATTCAATATCACCAATTGTTCCACCGATTTCACCAATTAAAATATCTGCATCATCAGCGGCCAAATGAATTCGGCGCTTAATTTCATCAGTAACATGAGGTACGACCTGAACCGTTTTCCCCAGATACTTCCCTTCTCTTTCCTGTTCAATAACTTTTAAATAGACTTGACCAGTTGTGAAGTTTGACTGCTTTGAAAGAGTTAGTGAAGTAAATCTCTCATAGTGGCCAAGGTCGAGGTCAGTTTCAGCACCATCATCAGTGACAAAGACTTCACCATGTTGAGTTGGACTCATTGTTCCGGGGTCAACATTAATATAAGGATCCATCTTTAGCATATTGATACGAATCCCACGTCTTTCTAAGAGTGATGCAATTGAAGCTGCAGCTAAACCTTTCCCTAGGGAACTAGCAACTCCACCTGTAATAAAAATATACTTCTTTTGGCTATTGGCCATTAATTACTCCCTCCACAAATGGAATATCTTCTGGAGTATCAACTCCACATAATGTCATATCTGTTATGGCCGCCCCAATAGTGTGCCCATTATCTAGTAGGCGTAATTGTTCAAGGCATTCAATTCTTTCGTTTGTTGACTCACCTAGAGAACAAAAGCTCTTTAAAACTTCTGGTCTGAATGAATAAATCCCAATATGCAGATACCAATTTAGGCCTGCTTGTTTTTGACGATTAAAAGGATGAGGACTACGAGTAAAGTAGTGGCAAATATTCTTCTCTTTTGAGAAGACGGCCTTCACTTTATTTGGATTCAAATAATCTTCGTGATCGTTATCAATGGACATCTCTTTGATCACAGTTGCCACGTCAAAGTTTTGTCCGTGATGAATCTCTATCAAGTTCTTTAAAAGGTCTGCTTTAATGAGCGGCTCATCACCTTGGACATTAATAACAAAATCAAATTTTTCATCTTTAAAAAAGCGCTCATAAGCGAGATAGATTCTCTCACTTCCGGAAGGAACATCATCGTCTACTCGAACAACATTACGTCCGCTTTCTTTTAACATTTTTTCAATATCATCATTATCCGTTACGACACAAACCTTAGAACCT
This window harbors:
- the pstA gene encoding phosphate ABC transporter permease PstA; its protein translation is MKLSKKRVIKNQLFRGTLILSSLIVIMPLILIFVFLLQKGSTSLSLDFFLNDPKPVGEVGGGMRHAIIGTLMMVALGSFIAVPVGTLCGVYLSEYGKGKIAQSLRFTIDLLTGVPSIVVGIFSYLIFVVSFKSFSALAGAFALSIIILPIVTRTTEEILKLIPRHVREAGLALGLPRWRVIWNIILRGSRNSLTTGVILAISRAAGETAPLLFTAFGSMYLSFQVTGPMASLPVQIYNYAISPYKDWQQQAWAGSFTLIIIVLGLNLSAKFLFNTKKLKKFFVRKS
- the pstB gene encoding phosphate ABC transporter ATP-binding protein PstB, which produces MSNSDIILEVNNIQAWFGDFQAVKGIDLKYEKNTVNAIIGPSGCGKSTYIRTLNRIHEEVEGARVSGEVILDGKDIYAPDADPVEIRRKIGMVFQKPNPFAAMSIYDNVVIGPRLWGKKKKSELDEIAFNCLTKAALWDEVKDKLHQEGTSLSGGQQQRLCIARTLATNPPIVLMDEPTSALDPIATGKIEDLMSELKKDYTVIVVTHNMQQAARIADYTSFFILGELIEHGLSSDVFTNPKEKKTEDYITGRFG
- a CDS encoding KdsC family phosphatase encodes the protein MDLFTKAQDFKDKLKDIKVLAFDIDGVLTPGHVWYQDDEMGFNRSSHTSDGYALKLLMRAGFKVGVISGGASKGVQERFVNNLKLDFAFLGDEDKRVAFKKVLDLGFEPHEVLFMGDEFFDVPLLKAAGFAVTTPHASHEIKMFCDYVTQREGGHGAAREMIDIFRYVHGIVPEVLDFDDKPIDFKSSWPK
- the kdsB gene encoding 3-deoxy-manno-octulosonate cytidylyltransferase, encoding MNLKALVLIPSRFASTRFPGKPLAQINGKAMVSHVYDGCAPIADVFPGSKVCVVTDNDDIEKMLKESGRNVVRVDDDVPSGSERIYLAYERFFKDEKFDFVINVQGDEPLIKADLLKNLIEIHHGQNFDVATVIKEMSIDNDHEDYLNPNKVKAVFSKEKNICHYFTRSPHPFNRQKQAGLNWYLHIGIYSFRPEVLKSFCSLGESTNERIECLEQLRLLDNGHTIGAAITDMTLCGVDTPEDIPFVEGVINGQ
- a CDS encoding CTP synthase is translated as MANSQKKYIFITGGVASSLGKGLAAASIASLLERRGIRINMLKMDPYINVDPGTMSPTQHGEVFVTDDGAETDLDLGHYERFTSLTLSKQSNFTTGQVYLKVIEQEREGKYLGKTVQVVPHVTDEIKRRIHLAADDADILIGEIGGTIGDIESLPYVESIRQFAHDVGQENVLFVHLVLIPYLDAAGELKSKPAQHSVKELRSQGLFPHVIICRSDREIEESIMDKISLFCNVPKENVFQSLDLDSIYKVPLNFHAQGLDEKITQILGIWSSSPKVADLEKVVYNFNNPLREVKIGIVGKYTELVESYKSLDEALKHGALAHQLKLVPVYVDSEEIEKKGADKLLSDVQGVLVPGGFGQRGTEGKIAAIKYARENKMPFFGICLGMQLAIIEYARNICGLSEATSEEFNTGGDHLVHYMEGQTRDGAKGGSMRLGSYDCELLEGSRTKEIYGQKNIQERHRHRLEVNNFYVEKLKENGLIISGRNPELDLVETIEIKDHPFFIACQYHPEFKSRPYAAHPIFSEFIKEADKYGK
- a CDS encoding response regulator transcription factor, with protein sequence MKALIVEDENSIAKLIGVNLKSLGIDFDIAPTGNSAIACIDSNNYEIFILDRMLPDLTGVEICRYIRGPKALTTAGILFVTALTSSESIIEGLDAGADDYITKPFDIGVLKARITSLKRRIEAITKEDAQHDSKTFQHMGITVDTESVTTKVDEKLVKLTVSEFKILCVLISSPGKVFTRKQIVDLIKGENIYVTDRTVDTHVFALRKKLGEKSKVIETVRGIGYRVKSEE
- a CDS encoding DUF493 family protein, with amino-acid sequence MEKLKGLLNDQYDWPAEYNFKFIGNDSNRDELIMAVGAEPHHERPSKTGKYISFTFNVKCNSADEVLTIYERVSRLHGIMSL
- the phoU gene encoding phosphate signaling complex protein PhoU, which translates into the protein MDLTVETLRKDITEMAAVVEKILHVAVQEDSKIEELHELEHEINEYHKLVDDHVFKFIALKSPTAIDLRTALAIMKINSELERLGDEAVNLKRYLMRVETNRDYCTIIQAEVLEMVRKSLIAFASNNTKMATDVIKADQEVNSLHRDLVKKFYQLLKEGKAEVDEGFAIIRVSKIFERCGDHATNICEDIIFLESGQDIRHSED
- a CDS encoding sensor histidine kinase, which produces MKNNFFNFLKIKFLNDIIFYQTILFCISLLVMGVVFIGNFKDNFIHSIIEQELSLFKKNNISKMCEYKSPRSQFYILNANRTIRCGEANFKINEFKGLNPGSYRSEEDHIFYHETITSKEKVYTLFIKIKSDALKLMSKRVFSKLFLAMGILGFLFLAGQFFLFKHYFSPLYSLFKLFRMKNKIDTSDSRDYWDYIESKSQKNFNKRRELKLEIFNTKQYYSVILNSIDDPVVATDDKGIIVFSNDSFRKTFSSFNGKYRGVEIINIIRDYDFINLIRKSGYNAHLIHNSQVELKSVEGSNHVYQLKTSNIKSKKKNHELFFYFSDITKLQDVNNMRRDFFENVSHEIKTPLTSIKGYSQTLQSINEDKDQAEILDIISQNVDRLDELINGILSLSKIENEGKIEVEEINIPEFINALINDYQLKLNEKDISIQINEDNLKTLNTDKRLLYHCISNLITNAIKYSLENTQITINYSSNKDGSYISVQDQGVGIPNDKIARIFERFYRVDSSRSINTGGTGLGLAITKHSAQKMGAIIDVESQLNEGTKFTIFFPNKVIES
- a CDS encoding NAD(P)H-dependent glycerol-3-phosphate dehydrogenase, whose amino-acid sequence is MTKIYKTALVVGAGAFGTSIASILANKFEHVILKVRSEDVYQNINDDRENSVYLPGIKLDGNIKAIIEWDEFDTNFEDDLELVVSGLPTHGIRTFFSENLDRFEGYLKREIPIISLSKGIDPETLELSDDLFNDFFPQYRDYITFLSGPSFAKEIMEKQITLVTIAGRSKKVLMDIATKLDTPYFKALPSYDIKGVLLGGALKNVLAIAGGIVEGLGYNHNTRAAMITRGIVEMLRFGKVFNARPETFYGLSGMGDLILTTTGGLSRNKTFGLEIAKGRKPLDIINSQRTVVEGYKTTKAAFLLAEKYDIRARIFKGLYEVLYNDANVEEVLEKLMKAPIKFEID
- the kdsA gene encoding 3-deoxy-8-phosphooctulonate synthase, coding for MENKKFDLFMGTCVIESEQMCMDVCGSLLEMLKPVMDQVNFSYKGSFDKANRSSISSFRGPGLEKGLQILEKVKKEYGVQLITDFHTADQADTVASVVDTIQIPAFLCRQTDMILAGAQACKKHDAQLKIKKGQFLSPEETGNIVTKAEEFLSKDKILLTERGTSFGYNNLVVDMASFQIMKSFGVRAIHDATHCVQRPGGLGTATGGKREQILTLAQAAVAAGADGIFMEVHPNPNEAKSDAATSLPLDKAGAIIERLLKIRKAVTE